Proteins from one Arthrobacter sp. DNA4 genomic window:
- a CDS encoding GuaB3 family IMP dehydrogenase-related protein, whose amino-acid sequence MTYEIEIGRGKRGRRAYSLDDIAIVPNRRTRDPKDVSVSWQIDAYQFEMPVIAAPMDSAMSPATAIALGKLGGLGVLDLEGLWTRYEDPQSILDEIAALQDETNSPAVTTRMQELYQAPIQPELITSRLAEMRDAGVTVAGSLTPQRTQEHYKTVLATGVDIFVIRGTTVSAEHVSKDHEPLNLKQFIYELDVPVIVGGAAGYTPALHLMRTGAAGVLVGFGGGATTTTRRALGIHSPMASAISDVAAARRDYMDESGGRYVHVIADGGMGTSGDIVKAIAMGADAVMLGSALARAEEAPGKGWHWGQEAHHTELPRGDRANVGTVGPLEEVLFGPGHHTNGTSNLIGALRRSMATTGYSDLKEFQRVDVVVSPYAGN is encoded by the coding sequence CGTCCCCAACCGTCGCACCCGCGACCCCAAGGACGTCTCCGTCTCCTGGCAGATCGATGCGTACCAGTTCGAGATGCCGGTGATCGCGGCCCCCATGGACTCGGCCATGTCACCGGCCACCGCTATCGCCCTGGGCAAGCTGGGCGGCCTCGGCGTGCTGGACCTGGAAGGCCTCTGGACCCGGTATGAGGATCCGCAGTCCATCCTCGATGAGATCGCGGCGCTCCAGGATGAAACCAACAGCCCGGCCGTCACCACGCGCATGCAGGAGCTGTACCAGGCACCCATCCAGCCCGAACTCATCACGTCCCGGCTCGCCGAAATGCGTGACGCCGGCGTCACCGTTGCCGGGTCACTCACCCCGCAGCGCACCCAGGAGCACTACAAGACGGTCCTCGCGACCGGCGTCGACATCTTCGTGATCCGCGGCACCACCGTGTCGGCAGAGCATGTCTCCAAGGACCACGAACCGCTGAACCTCAAGCAGTTCATCTACGAACTCGACGTCCCCGTCATCGTCGGCGGCGCTGCCGGCTACACTCCGGCGCTGCACCTCATGCGCACCGGCGCTGCGGGCGTACTGGTGGGCTTCGGCGGCGGTGCAACCACCACCACGCGCCGTGCCCTGGGCATCCACTCGCCCATGGCCTCAGCCATCTCCGACGTCGCCGCCGCCCGCCGGGACTACATGGACGAGTCAGGCGGACGCTACGTCCACGTCATTGCCGACGGCGGCATGGGCACCTCAGGTGACATCGTCAAGGCGATCGCCATGGGCGCCGACGCCGTCATGCTGGGCAGCGCCCTGGCCAGGGCAGAAGAAGCCCCCGGCAAGGGCTGGCACTGGGGCCAGGAGGCCCACCACACCGAGCTGCCCCGCGGAGACCGCGCCAACGTCGGCACCGTCGGCCCGCTGGAGGAAGTCCTCTTCGGACCCGGCCACCACACCAACGGCACATCCAACCTCATCGGCGCCCTGCGGCGCTCCATGGCCACCACCGGCTACTCGGACCTGAAGGAATTCCAGCGGGTCGACGTCGTCGTGTCGCCGTACGCAGGGAACTGA